A genomic segment from Streptosporangium roseum DSM 43021 encodes:
- a CDS encoding SDR family NAD(P)-dependent oxidoreductase codes for MAEFDGLRALVTGGGSGIGLATATLLAARGAAVACLDLNPPGEPFVPVRADVTDEDAVRTAVAEAAERMGGLDILVNNAGIGAAGTIEDNPYEEWSRVLDVNVLGIVRVTRAALPHLRRSANAAIVNTCSIAATAGLPQRALYSASKGAIQSLTLAMAADHVREGIRVNCVNPGTADTPWVQRLLDAAADPAAERAALEGRQPMGRLVSAEEVAAAIAYLASPLAASTTGAAVAVDGGMQGLRLRPAT; via the coding sequence ATGGCTGAGTTCGACGGCCTGCGCGCCCTGGTCACCGGCGGCGGCTCCGGCATCGGCCTGGCCACCGCCACCCTGCTCGCCGCGCGCGGAGCGGCGGTGGCCTGCCTGGACCTCAACCCGCCCGGGGAGCCGTTCGTCCCGGTCAGGGCGGACGTCACCGACGAGGACGCGGTCCGTACGGCGGTCGCCGAGGCGGCCGAACGGATGGGCGGCCTGGATATCCTGGTGAACAACGCCGGGATCGGCGCGGCCGGGACGATCGAGGACAACCCCTACGAGGAGTGGTCCCGGGTCCTGGACGTCAACGTCCTCGGCATCGTCCGGGTGACGCGGGCGGCCCTGCCGCACCTGCGGCGCTCGGCGAACGCGGCGATCGTCAACACCTGCTCCATCGCCGCCACGGCGGGCCTGCCCCAGCGGGCGCTCTACAGCGCGTCCAAGGGGGCCATCCAGTCGCTCACCCTGGCGATGGCCGCCGACCACGTCCGCGAGGGCATCCGGGTCAACTGCGTCAACCCGGGCACCGCGGACACCCCCTGGGTGCAGCGCCTGCTCGACGCGGCGGCGGACCCGGCGGCCGAGCGGGCGGCCCTGGAGGGACGTCAGCCGATGGGCCGCCTGGTGAGCGCGGAGGAGGTCGCGGCCGCGATCGCCTACCTCGCGAGCCCGCTCGCGGCTTCGACCACCGGCGCGGCCGTGGCGGTCGACGGAGGCATGCAGGGACTCAGGCTCCGGCCCGCGACGTGA
- a CDS encoding L-fuconate dehydratase — MSAYRITALETHDIRFPTSLELDGSDAMNPDPDYSAAYLVLKTDDGFEGHGFAFTIGRGNEVQTAAIKALEPYVVGKDVEDLGALWKDMVHDSQLRWLGPEKGVMHMAISAVVNALWDLKAKREGKPLWLLLAEMSPEEIVALVDFRYLSDALTPQEALEILRAAEPGRRERIAHLREHGYPAYTTSPGWLGYSDDKLRRLCKEAMAEGFTQIKLKVGADLEDDRRRMRIARETCGDDFPIAIDANQRWDVDSAIAWINALAEFRPHWVEEPTSPDDVLGHAAIARGIAPIPVATGEHVQNRMVFKQLLQAEAISYLQIDAARVAGVNENIAILLLAAKFGVPVCPHAGGVGLCELVQHLSMFDYVAVSGSMENRVIEYVDHLHEHFADPVVIKNGAYVAPSLPGFGAAMHPRSITDHTYPDGPVWRSLNG; from the coding sequence ATGAGCGCCTACCGCATCACCGCGCTGGAGACCCACGACATCCGCTTCCCCACCTCGCTGGAGCTCGACGGCTCCGACGCGATGAACCCGGACCCGGACTACTCGGCCGCCTACCTGGTGCTGAAGACCGACGACGGGTTCGAGGGCCACGGCTTCGCCTTCACGATCGGCCGGGGCAACGAGGTGCAGACCGCCGCCATCAAGGCGCTGGAGCCGTACGTCGTCGGCAAGGACGTCGAGGACCTGGGCGCGCTCTGGAAGGACATGGTCCACGACTCCCAGCTGCGCTGGCTCGGCCCGGAGAAGGGCGTCATGCACATGGCGATCTCCGCCGTGGTCAACGCGCTCTGGGACCTGAAGGCCAAGCGGGAGGGCAAGCCGCTGTGGCTGCTGCTCGCCGAGATGTCGCCCGAGGAGATCGTCGCGCTGGTGGACTTCCGCTACCTCAGCGACGCGCTCACCCCGCAGGAGGCGCTGGAGATCCTGCGCGCCGCGGAGCCGGGCCGGCGGGAGCGGATCGCCCATCTGAGGGAGCACGGCTACCCGGCCTACACCACCTCGCCCGGCTGGCTCGGCTACAGCGACGACAAGCTGCGCCGCCTGTGCAAGGAGGCGATGGCCGAGGGCTTCACCCAGATCAAGCTGAAGGTCGGCGCCGACCTGGAGGACGACCGGCGGCGGATGCGCATCGCGCGTGAGACCTGCGGCGACGACTTCCCCATCGCCATCGACGCCAACCAGCGCTGGGACGTGGACTCCGCCATCGCCTGGATCAACGCCCTGGCGGAGTTCCGGCCGCACTGGGTGGAGGAGCCGACCAGCCCCGACGACGTGCTCGGCCACGCCGCCATCGCGCGGGGCATCGCGCCGATCCCGGTCGCCACCGGCGAGCACGTGCAGAACCGCATGGTCTTCAAGCAGCTCCTGCAGGCCGAGGCGATCTCCTACCTGCAGATCGACGCGGCCCGGGTCGCGGGCGTGAACGAGAACATCGCGATCCTGCTGCTCGCCGCCAAATTCGGGGTCCCGGTCTGCCCGCACGCGGGCGGCGTGGGCCTGTGCGAGCTGGTCCAGCACCTGTCGATGTTCGACTACGTCGCGGTCAGCGGCTCGATGGAGAACCGGGTGATCGAGTACGTCGACCACCTCCACGAGCACTTCGCCGACCCGGTAGTGATCAAGAACGGCGCCTACGTCGCGCCGAGCCTGCCCGGCTTCGGCGCCGCCATGCACCCCCGGTCGATCACCGACCACACCTACCCCGACGGCCCGGTCTGGAGGTCCCTCAATGGCTGA
- a CDS encoding fumarylacetoacetate hydrolase family protein — translation MKLLRVGPVGQERPAVMDEAGNLRAISEPEIDGAFLASGGVARVREALERDELPVLESEGLRIGPPVARPGKIVCIGLNYRDHAEETGAPIPAEPIIFMKAPNTVVGPYDEVLIPRDSVKTDWEVELAVVIGRTVRYAETREEALAAVAGYAISNDVSEREFQLERGGQWDKGKSCETFNPLGPWLVTADEIADPQALGLRLWVDGEPYQNGDTKNMIFHVAEVVRYLSRFMVLEPGDVINTGTPAGVALGLPGTPYLRAGQVMELEIDGLGRQRQTVGQA, via the coding sequence GTGAAGCTGCTGCGAGTTGGACCCGTCGGCCAGGAGCGACCGGCCGTCATGGACGAGGCCGGTAACCTCCGTGCAATCTCGGAACCCGAGATCGACGGGGCTTTCCTCGCTTCCGGGGGAGTGGCGCGCGTCCGCGAGGCGCTGGAGCGGGACGAACTGCCCGTGCTGGAGAGCGAGGGGCTGCGGATCGGCCCGCCCGTCGCCAGGCCGGGGAAGATCGTGTGCATCGGGCTCAACTACCGCGACCACGCGGAGGAGACGGGCGCCCCGATCCCGGCCGAGCCGATCATCTTCATGAAGGCCCCCAACACGGTCGTCGGCCCCTACGACGAGGTCCTGATCCCCAGAGACAGCGTGAAGACCGACTGGGAGGTCGAGCTGGCCGTCGTCATCGGCCGGACCGTCCGCTACGCGGAGACCCGCGAGGAGGCCCTCGCGGCGGTCGCGGGCTACGCGATCTCCAACGACGTCTCCGAGCGCGAGTTCCAGCTTGAGCGCGGTGGCCAGTGGGACAAGGGCAAGTCCTGCGAGACCTTCAACCCGCTCGGCCCCTGGCTGGTCACCGCCGACGAGATCGCCGACCCGCAGGCCCTGGGGCTGCGGCTGTGGGTGGACGGCGAGCCGTACCAGAACGGCGACACCAAGAACATGATCTTCCATGTCGCCGAGGTCGTCCGCTACCTCAGCCGGTTCATGGTCCTGGAGCCCGGCGACGTCATCAACACCGGCACCCCGGCCGGCGTCGCGCTCGGCCTGCCGGGCACGCCGTACCTGCGCGCGGGCCAGGTCATGGAGCTGGAGATCGACGGGCTGGGCCGCCAGCGCCAGACGGTGGGGCAGGCATGA
- a CDS encoding glycosyl hydrolase family 95 catalytic domain-containing protein: MANAEPEKSAAAVQTPDDLTLWYDKPATNWETQALPIGNGALGAMVFGGVASEQIQFNEKTLWTGGPGSGGYNAGNWTSPRPNAIAEVQAQIDRDGRMSPSAVTAKLGQPKSGFGAYQTFGDLWLDVPDAPASPTGYRRELSLREAVARVGYTAGGVTYSREYFASHPGGVIVGRISASQAGKVSFTLRTSSPRSDKQVSVANGRLTVRGTLADNGMRFESQIQVVTQGGSRTDGTDRVTVTGADSAMFVLSAGTDYAGTHPAYRGPDPHAKVTAAVDAAAARTFDQLRTAHQNDYRKLFDRVRLDLGQRVPAIPTDRLRAAYTGRASADDRALEAMFFAYGRYLLISSSRDEALPANLQGVWNNSTSPPWSADYHVNINLQMNYWLAEQTNLAETTVAYDRYIKAMVAPGRKTAQEMFGSRGWVVHNETNPFGFTGVHDWATAFWFPEAAAWVTQQMYDHYRFNGDTAYLRDTAYPVMKGAAEFWLDNLHADPRDGKLVVSPSYSPEQGDFSAGASMSQQIVFDVLTNSLEAARKLNVDPAFQAEVTAALAKLDRGIRVGSWGQLQEWKSDWDDRANTHRHVSHLFALHPGRQIVAGTPEATAAKVSLTARGDGGTGWSKAWKVNFWARLLDGDHSHKMLSEQLKTSTLDNLWDTHPPFQIDGNFGATSGVAEMLLQSQHDTIHVLPALPSAWPTGSVTGLRARGDVTVDVSWRNGSGERITLRPGRTGAVKVRSALIAGRHRVQDETGATVGAVRDGETLTWNAQAGKTYTIVDDDGATPCAPAPADRPVVAWDPTSGTAVADASGNGRNATVSGTAAYDASAPTGSGLVLGGSTYLTTGNTTLGFLREATFAAEVKVGGSGYRRLFDSQPSGNPGTDGVIVDITPANKLRFIGAGLNVTTDATVPTGRYVDLVVTMDRTGAVTVYVDGARIGGGTATTAGITGCASRPLRFAADQGGGQRLTGAVDRMAILPRALTAAEIGTWRDLAF; the protein is encoded by the coding sequence ATGGCCAACGCGGAGCCGGAAAAAAGCGCGGCAGCCGTACAGACACCCGACGATTTGACGCTCTGGTACGACAAGCCCGCCACCAACTGGGAGACCCAGGCACTGCCGATCGGCAACGGCGCGCTGGGCGCCATGGTGTTCGGCGGGGTCGCGAGCGAGCAGATCCAGTTCAACGAGAAGACGCTGTGGACGGGCGGCCCCGGCTCCGGCGGCTACAACGCCGGCAACTGGACCAGTCCCCGGCCGAACGCGATCGCCGAGGTCCAGGCGCAGATCGACCGGGACGGCAGGATGTCCCCCTCGGCCGTGACCGCCAAGCTCGGCCAGCCCAAGAGCGGCTTCGGGGCCTACCAGACCTTCGGCGACCTCTGGCTGGACGTGCCCGACGCCCCGGCGAGCCCCACCGGCTACCGGCGGGAGCTGAGCCTGCGCGAGGCGGTCGCCCGGGTCGGCTACACCGCCGGCGGCGTGACCTACTCCCGCGAGTACTTCGCCAGCCACCCCGGCGGCGTCATCGTCGGCCGGATCTCCGCCAGCCAGGCCGGAAAGGTCTCCTTCACGCTCCGGACCTCCTCCCCCCGCTCGGACAAGCAGGTCTCGGTCGCCAACGGCCGCCTGACCGTCCGGGGCACGCTCGCGGACAACGGCATGCGGTTCGAGTCACAGATCCAGGTGGTCACCCAGGGCGGCAGCCGTACCGACGGGACCGACCGGGTCACCGTCACCGGTGCCGACAGCGCGATGTTCGTGCTCTCGGCGGGCACCGACTACGCCGGCACCCACCCCGCCTACCGGGGCCCGGACCCGCACGCCAAGGTGACCGCCGCCGTCGACGCGGCCGCCGCCCGGACCTTCGACCAGCTCAGGACCGCCCACCAGAACGACTACCGGAAGCTGTTCGACCGGGTGAGGCTGGACCTCGGCCAGCGGGTCCCGGCGATCCCGACCGACCGGCTCCGCGCCGCCTACACCGGCCGCGCCTCGGCCGACGACCGGGCGCTGGAGGCGATGTTCTTCGCCTACGGCCGCTACCTGCTCATCTCCTCCTCGCGCGACGAGGCGCTCCCGGCCAACCTGCAGGGGGTGTGGAACAACTCGACCAGCCCGCCCTGGTCGGCCGACTACCACGTCAACATCAACCTGCAGATGAACTACTGGCTCGCCGAGCAGACCAACCTCGCCGAGACGACCGTCGCCTACGACCGCTACATCAAGGCCATGGTCGCGCCCGGCAGGAAGACCGCGCAGGAGATGTTCGGCTCACGCGGCTGGGTGGTGCACAACGAGACCAACCCGTTCGGCTTCACCGGCGTGCACGACTGGGCCACCGCGTTCTGGTTCCCCGAGGCGGCGGCGTGGGTGACCCAGCAGATGTACGACCACTACCGCTTCAACGGCGACACCGCCTACCTGCGGGACACCGCCTATCCGGTGATGAAGGGCGCGGCCGAGTTCTGGCTGGACAACCTGCACGCCGACCCGCGTGACGGCAAGCTCGTCGTCTCCCCGAGCTACTCCCCCGAGCAGGGCGACTTCTCCGCGGGCGCCTCGATGTCCCAGCAGATCGTCTTCGACGTGCTGACCAACAGCCTGGAGGCCGCGAGGAAGCTGAACGTCGACCCCGCCTTCCAGGCCGAGGTGACGGCCGCGCTGGCCAAGCTCGACCGGGGCATCCGGGTGGGCTCCTGGGGGCAGCTCCAGGAATGGAAGAGCGACTGGGACGACCGCGCCAACACCCACCGGCACGTCTCGCACCTGTTCGCCCTGCACCCCGGACGGCAGATCGTGGCGGGCACGCCGGAGGCCACGGCGGCCAAGGTCTCGCTCACCGCGCGCGGCGACGGCGGCACCGGCTGGAGCAAGGCCTGGAAGGTCAACTTCTGGGCCCGGCTGCTGGACGGCGACCATTCCCACAAGATGCTCAGCGAGCAGCTCAAGACCTCCACGCTGGACAACCTGTGGGACACCCACCCCCCGTTCCAGATCGACGGCAACTTCGGCGCCACCTCGGGTGTGGCCGAGATGCTGCTGCAGAGCCAGCACGACACCATCCACGTGCTGCCCGCGCTGCCGTCGGCCTGGCCGACCGGCTCGGTCACCGGCCTGCGCGCCCGCGGTGACGTGACCGTGGACGTCTCCTGGCGGAACGGCTCCGGCGAGAGGATCACCCTGCGTCCCGGCAGGACCGGGGCCGTCAAGGTCCGCTCGGCCCTGATCGCGGGCCGCCACCGGGTCCAGGACGAGACGGGCGCCACGGTCGGCGCGGTCCGCGACGGCGAGACGCTCACCTGGAACGCCCAGGCGGGCAAGACCTACACGATCGTCGACGACGACGGCGCCACGCCGTGCGCCCCGGCCCCGGCGGACCGCCCGGTCGTCGCGTGGGACCCCACCTCCGGTACGGCGGTCGCCGACGCCTCCGGCAACGGCCGCAACGCCACCGTCTCCGGCACCGCGGCCTACGACGCCTCGGCGCCGACCGGCAGCGGGCTGGTGCTGGGCGGCTCCACCTACCTCACCACCGGCAACACGACGCTGGGCTTCCTGCGGGAGGCCACCTTCGCCGCCGAGGTCAAGGTCGGCGGGAGCGGCTACCGCCGCCTGTTCGACTCCCAGCCCTCAGGCAACCCCGGCACCGACGGCGTCATCGTCGACATCACCCCGGCGAACAAGCTGCGCTTCATCGGCGCCGGGCTCAACGTGACCACCGATGCCACCGTCCCGACCGGCCGCTACGTCGACCTCGTCGTCACGATGGACCGGACGGGAGCCGTCACCGTCTACGTCGACGGCGCCCGGATCGGCGGCGGCACCGCCACCACCGCCGGCATCACCGGCTGCGCCTCACGGCCCCTGCGCTTCGCCGCCGACCAGGGCGGCGGCCAGCGGCTGACCGGAGCCGTCGACCGCATGGCCATCCTGCCCAGAGCACTGACCGCGGCGGAGATCGGCACCTGGCGCGACCTCGCCTTCTGA
- a CDS encoding cytochrome P450 — MDINLVDQDFYWQNGAPHDQLAWLRANAPVYPHPGDAERGWPGFWAVTGHADVVHVSRRSDLFSSSRKLALFDEMPEDQRALQRMMMLNQDPPEHTRRRSLVNRGFTPRMMGALEQHIRDICHELVDEAKGRGSADFVRDIAAPLPLYVICELLGAPVEDRDKIFNWSNQMIGAEDPDYAADSSGGPDAAMQVYAYANALAAERRERPREDIVTKLIMPDAAGETLTEEEFDLFVLLLVVAGNETTRNAASGGMLAFFEHPEQWERLVADPALARTAADEIVRWVSPVNLFRRTATADTTIGGQEVKEDDKVVVFYSSANRDEKIFADPGVFDIGRDPNPHIGFGGGGAHFCLGNHLAKLELRVLFEVLAERLPGLTQAGPARRLRSNFINGIKDLPVTLT; from the coding sequence ATGGACATCAACCTTGTCGACCAGGATTTCTACTGGCAGAACGGCGCGCCTCACGACCAGCTCGCCTGGCTGCGGGCCAACGCGCCCGTCTACCCGCACCCGGGCGACGCCGAGCGAGGATGGCCCGGGTTCTGGGCCGTCACCGGCCACGCCGACGTGGTCCACGTCTCCCGCCGCTCCGACCTGTTCTCGTCGAGCAGGAAGCTCGCGCTGTTCGACGAGATGCCCGAGGACCAGCGCGCGCTCCAGCGGATGATGATGCTCAACCAGGACCCGCCGGAGCACACCCGGCGGCGCTCCCTGGTCAACCGGGGCTTCACCCCGCGCATGATGGGAGCCCTGGAGCAGCACATCCGCGACATCTGCCACGAGCTGGTGGACGAGGCCAAGGGACGCGGATCGGCCGACTTCGTCAGGGACATCGCCGCCCCGCTGCCGCTGTACGTGATCTGCGAGCTGCTCGGCGCCCCCGTCGAGGACCGGGACAAGATCTTCAACTGGTCCAACCAGATGATCGGGGCCGAGGACCCGGACTACGCGGCCGACTCCTCGGGGGGCCCGGACGCGGCCATGCAGGTCTACGCCTACGCCAACGCCCTGGCGGCCGAGCGGCGCGAGCGCCCCCGCGAGGACATCGTCACCAAGCTGATCATGCCCGACGCGGCGGGCGAGACGCTCACCGAGGAGGAGTTCGACCTGTTCGTGCTGCTGCTGGTGGTCGCGGGCAACGAGACCACCCGCAACGCGGCCTCCGGCGGCATGCTCGCCTTCTTCGAGCACCCCGAGCAGTGGGAGCGCCTGGTCGCCGACCCCGCCCTCGCCCGCACCGCGGCCGACGAGATCGTCCGCTGGGTCTCCCCGGTGAACCTCTTCCGCCGTACGGCCACCGCCGACACGACGATCGGCGGGCAGGAGGTCAAGGAGGACGACAAGGTCGTGGTCTTCTACAGCTCGGCCAACCGGGACGAGAAGATCTTCGCCGACCCCGGCGTCTTCGACATCGGCCGCGACCCCAACCCGCACATCGGCTTCGGCGGCGGCGGGGCCCACTTCTGCCTCGGCAACCACCTCGCCAAGCTGGAGCTCCGGGTGCTGTTCGAGGTCCTGGCCGAGCGGCTGCCCGGCCTCACCCAGGCCGGTCCCGCCCGCCGGCTCCGCTCCAACTTCATCAACGGCATCAAGGACCTGCCGGTCACCCTCACCTGA
- a CDS encoding PIN domain-containing protein, whose protein sequence is MARVFVDTNVLFPFSLMDLMLALTEDAVHTVVWSDHLLDEWERVIVRERHRSTAAAARISAAMREFFADTRVSEDDYKHVLEHLDGPDPDDCHHMAAAIVGRAQTMVTWNLTDFPVATLSRYGLTVTDPDTYLCSLLAQSPHEVVAVLARMAKGKRRPPMTGLDITHALERAGVPVFARRARNRLPAVSDEP, encoded by the coding sequence ATGGCGCGCGTCTTCGTCGACACCAACGTGCTGTTCCCGTTCTCGCTGATGGATCTGATGCTCGCCCTGACCGAGGACGCGGTGCACACCGTGGTCTGGAGCGATCATCTGCTGGATGAGTGGGAACGCGTCATCGTGCGCGAGCGGCATCGCTCCACGGCTGCGGCGGCACGTATCAGCGCGGCGATGCGAGAGTTCTTCGCCGACACCCGCGTGTCCGAGGACGACTACAAGCACGTGCTCGAACATTTGGACGGCCCTGATCCAGACGACTGTCACCACATGGCCGCCGCCATCGTCGGCCGCGCCCAGACCATGGTCACCTGGAACCTCACTGACTTCCCCGTCGCGACCCTGAGCCGATACGGGTTGACCGTCACCGACCCCGACACCTACCTGTGCTCGCTGCTGGCGCAGAGTCCCCACGAGGTGGTCGCTGTCTTGGCCCGGATGGCGAAGGGCAAGCGTCGCCCACCCATGACCGGGCTGGACATTACCCACGCGCTGGAGCGCGCCGGAGTGCCCGTCTTCGCCCGGCGGGCACGCAACCGCCTGCCCGCCGTATCCGATGAGCCGTGA
- a CDS encoding helix-turn-helix domain-containing protein, protein MLEVIMSRPGVLAHATRVEPVNADREVLAELQAADRPQTQLVLRGSGGRDIVLPEGLVRLVLAAAQDLAAGNAVLALPVETRLTPNEVAQLLGVSRPFVARLLDEGEIPSQYLPDSRHRLVRLSDVVEFQARRERRAEGRRRITEVAEEADLPY, encoded by the coding sequence ATGCTGGAGGTGATCATGTCTCGTCCCGGAGTTCTGGCCCATGCGACCCGTGTCGAGCCGGTCAATGCTGATCGCGAGGTGCTGGCCGAGTTGCAGGCAGCTGACCGCCCTCAGACACAACTGGTGCTGCGTGGGTCGGGTGGGCGGGACATCGTGCTCCCCGAAGGACTCGTGCGCTTGGTGCTGGCGGCCGCTCAGGATCTCGCGGCGGGGAACGCCGTTCTGGCTTTGCCGGTGGAGACACGGCTGACGCCGAACGAGGTCGCGCAACTGCTGGGTGTGTCGCGGCCCTTCGTCGCCCGGCTACTGGACGAAGGCGAGATCCCCTCTCAGTATCTGCCCGACAGCCGTCATCGTCTGGTCCGCCTTTCCGACGTCGTGGAGTTCCAGGCTCGTCGCGAGCGCCGCGCCGAAGGACGCCGCAGAATCACGGAAGTCGCCGAAGAGGCGGATCTGCCCTACTGA
- a CDS encoding polyprenyl synthetase family protein has product MLAHVARPEEILNSPAVSAGLLRVEKRIHRLSTSSRLPLINGAAGRITGAGGKRLRAALTLATALALGGRIDNRVVTAAACVELIHAGSLVHDDLMDKAAERRGVRTLNAELGDARALVVGDFMLARAGLAALSVVSKPVARTLASVVVELAEGQFQEVAELFDPGRTPEDALRSITGKTAALFRASCLVAHPDGRSMAEYGERFGVLFQILDDLLDLASTAERLGKPVGNDIRQGVYTLPLLLALQHDHGDLRPLLGRRLSEDEITALLTRLRGGRMVDDTLEYCRGLASDALSSLPVIADPEIAAALYGLPAACIDWTESLLVR; this is encoded by the coding sequence ATGCTTGCCCATGTCGCGCGTCCAGAGGAGATCCTCAACAGCCCGGCGGTCTCGGCCGGGTTGCTGCGGGTGGAGAAGCGCATCCACCGGCTGAGCACCTCTTCCCGGCTGCCGCTCATCAACGGCGCGGCCGGGCGCATCACCGGTGCCGGGGGTAAACGGCTGCGGGCCGCGCTGACCCTGGCGACCGCGCTCGCCCTGGGCGGGCGGATCGACAACCGGGTGGTCACCGCGGCGGCGTGTGTGGAGCTGATCCACGCCGGGTCGCTGGTCCACGACGATCTCATGGACAAGGCGGCCGAGCGCAGGGGGGTGCGGACCCTCAACGCCGAGCTCGGTGACGCCAGGGCGCTGGTGGTCGGGGACTTCATGCTCGCCAGGGCCGGGCTCGCCGCGCTCTCCGTGGTCTCCAAGCCGGTCGCCCGGACGCTCGCCTCCGTGGTCGTCGAGCTGGCCGAGGGGCAGTTCCAGGAGGTCGCCGAGCTGTTCGACCCCGGCCGCACTCCCGAGGACGCGCTGCGGTCGATCACCGGCAAGACCGCGGCCCTGTTCCGGGCGAGCTGCCTGGTCGCCCACCCTGACGGACGGAGCATGGCCGAGTACGGCGAGCGGTTCGGCGTCCTCTTCCAGATCCTCGACGACCTGCTGGACCTGGCCTCCACCGCCGAGCGGCTCGGCAAGCCGGTGGGCAACGACATCAGGCAGGGCGTCTACACCCTCCCGCTGCTGCTGGCGCTCCAGCACGACCACGGAGACCTGCGGCCCCTCCTCGGCAGGCGGCTGAGCGAGGACGAGATCACGGCCCTGCTCACCCGCCTGCGAGGCGGCCGCATGGTCGACGACACCCTGGAGTACTGCCGGGGGCTGGCGTCCGACGCCCTGTCCTCGCTCCCGGTCATCGCCGACCCGGAGATCGCCGCCGCCCTGTACGGCCTGCCGGCCGCCTGTATCGACTGGACGGAGTCGCTGCTCGTCAGGTGA
- a CDS encoding GNAT family N-acetyltransferase, whose translation MHVRDATIGDLETIATVAVAAGQDEEWTGADPAYVGHLLSCGRVVVAEHRGAVTGFGAIRRIGSGPEETTMLCDLFVDPRSHGLGAGRAMLAALWRDGSRRMTFSSVHSHALPLYTRSGLDGWWPLLYLDGDVRALGVPGGWAVSAAEPGEVAELEERWTGIDRAADHRAWAARPSGQAVVAGRDGETLAAGTVAGAGTEYGIVHLATAPHADADAVRDAVVAVLASLDPPGGRARVCLPAPHQATRPLLAAGWRNDSFDLFMATDPGLLDPRRAVPSPALA comes from the coding sequence ATGCACGTAAGGGACGCGACCATCGGTGACCTGGAGACCATCGCGACGGTGGCGGTCGCGGCCGGGCAGGACGAGGAGTGGACGGGCGCGGACCCGGCCTATGTGGGGCACCTGCTCTCCTGCGGCCGGGTTGTGGTCGCCGAGCATCGCGGTGCGGTGACGGGATTCGGCGCGATCCGCCGGATCGGCAGCGGTCCGGAGGAGACCACCATGCTCTGCGACCTGTTCGTCGACCCCCGGTCCCACGGCCTGGGTGCCGGCCGGGCCATGCTCGCGGCCCTGTGGCGGGACGGTTCCCGGCGGATGACCTTCAGCAGCGTGCACTCTCACGCGCTGCCGTTGTACACGAGGTCCGGCCTCGACGGCTGGTGGCCCCTCCTCTACCTGGACGGGGACGTGCGGGCGCTGGGCGTCCCCGGAGGCTGGGCGGTCTCGGCGGCCGAACCCGGGGAGGTCGCCGAGCTGGAGGAGCGGTGGACGGGGATCGACAGGGCCGCCGATCACCGGGCCTGGGCCGCTCGCCCGTCCGGGCAGGCGGTCGTGGCCGGTCGCGACGGTGAGACGCTGGCAGCGGGTACGGTGGCCGGCGCCGGGACGGAGTACGGCATCGTGCACCTGGCGACGGCGCCCCATGCCGACGCCGACGCGGTCCGGGACGCGGTCGTCGCCGTGCTGGCCTCCCTGGACCCGCCCGGCGGCCGAGCGCGGGTCTGCCTGCCCGCGCCGCATCAGGCGACTCGGCCCCTGCTCGCGGCCGGATGGCGCAACGACTCCTTCGACCTGTTCATGGCGACCGACCCCGGCCTGCTCGACCCGCGCCGCGCCGTTCCCTCCCCCGCTCTGGCCTGA